Proteins co-encoded in one Phycodurus eques isolate BA_2022a chromosome 21, UOR_Pequ_1.1, whole genome shotgun sequence genomic window:
- the LOC133396527 gene encoding cadherin-20-like isoform X1 produces MEPRSASWLYVTLCMMSLLAQGFNNHPTSSLPRVQRVKRGWVWNQFFVLEEYTGLDPLYIGKLHSDMDKGDGSIKYILTGEGAGTTFTIDDSTGDIHAIQRLDREFKSQYVLRAQARNRLTDRPLEPESEFIVKIQDINDNEPKFLDGPYRASVAEMSKIGTSVIQLTATDADDPTYGNSARVVYSILEGQPYFSVDAKTGVVRVSLTDMDRETRENYTVVIQAKDMGGQLGGLTGTTRVDISLGDVNDNPPIFDQRLYQMSVPESASVDSEVGRIWAKDRDVGVNADMTYSVIDGDGRDTFGIATDSSNRYAIITVKKPLDFEAKCSYTLKVEGANTHLEDGTTLSDVTTFSDVTIVHISVDDVDEPPVFDAPAYLLEVAEDADVGTLVRMIAARDPDGDNNTVRYSLDRSSDPDKFFYMDITSGALMTLRPLDREQLAWHNISVLAMEMNNPSQLSSVAVSIRVRDVNDNAPTLSDYLEAYVCDGARAGQLIQAVTAVDPDEPPSGHHFSYALAPHAANNPNFTLRDNQDNTAWVLTRRGGWSQREQTLFYLPIMVTDGEAPVHTSTSTLSVRVCACDRDGNVMTCNAEAHSLPASLSRVALIAILAAIFVLLVMILLMLSLRMHRKKPYLSDEEDNVHENIVRYDDEGGGEEDTEAFDIAAMWNPREVHPHAGETRQDMLPEIQSLSRYVQMASGGSGVHGYVLSKLLEADVDPCAPPYDSLQTYAYEGEGSVAESLSSLQSGASGGDHEYDYLNDWGPRFKKLAEMYGVLDVNNPPMW; encoded by the exons ATGGAACCCCGGTCTGCATCGTGGCTGTACGTGACGCTCTGCATGATGAGCCTTCTGGCCCAAGGCTTCAATAATCATCCCACCAGCTCCCTGCCGAGGGTCCAGAGGGTCAAACGCGGCTGGGTATGGAACCAGTTTTTTGTCCTGGAGGAGTACACCGGGCTGGACCCTCTTTATATCGGAAAG CTCCACTCTGACATGGACAAAGGCGACGGCTCCATCAAGTACATTCTGACGGGCGAAGGCGCCGGCACCACCTTCACGATCGACGACAGCACAGGTGACATCCACGCCATCCAGAGGCTGGACCGCGAGTTCAAGTCCCAGTATGTGCTGCGAGCGCAGGCCAGAAATCGCCTCACCGACAGACCGCTCGAGCCCGAGTCCGAATTCATCGTCAAGATCCAAGACATTAACGACAACGAGCCCAAGTTCCTGGACGGACCCTACCGGGCGTCGGTGgcagaaatgtcaaaaatag GAACGTCAGTGATCCAGCTGACCGCCACCGATGCAGACGACCCGACGTACGGCAACAGTGCCCGTGTGGTCTACAGCATCCTGGAGGGTCAGCCTTACTTCTCGGTGGACGCCAAGACCG GCGTGGTGCGGGTCTCGCTGACCGACATGGATCGGGAGACCAGGGAGAACTACACGGTGGTCATTCAGGCCAAGGACATGGGCGGCCAGCTGGGCGGGCTCACCGGAACCACACGTGTGGACATCTCGCTCGGCGACGTCAACGACAACCCACCCATCTTTGATCAAA GGTTGTACCAGATGAGCGTGCCCGAGTCGGCCTCGGTGGACTCGGAGGTGGGTCGCATCTGGGCCAAAGACCGCGACGTGGGCGTCAACGCCGACATGACGTACAGCGTCATCGACGGCGACGGCAGGGACACCTTCGGGATCGCCACCGACAGCAGCAACAGATACGCCATCATCACCGTCAAGAAG CCGCTGGACTTTGAGGCCAAGTGCAGTTACACCCTGAAGGTAGAGGGCGCCAACACACACCTGGAAGACGGCACCACACTCAGTGACGTCACCACATTCAGTGACGTCACTATCGTGCACATCAGCGTAGACGACGTGGACGAGCCTCCCGTCTTCGATGCGCCCGCTTACCTCTTGGAAGTGGCCGAGGACGCCGACGTGGGCACGCTGGTCAGGATGATTGCCGCCAGGGACCCGGACGGCGACAACAACACtgtgag GTACTCCTTGGACCGTTCTAGTGACCCTGACAAATTCTTCTACATGGACATCACATCTGGCGCTCTGATGACGTTGCGTCCGCTGGACCGCGAGCAGCTGGCCTGGCACAACATCAGCGTGCTGGCCATGGAGATGA ATAATCCCTCTCAGCTGTCCAGCGTGGCCGTGTCCATCCGCGTGCGGGACGTGAACGACAACGCGCCCACGCTCAGCGACTACCTGGAGGCCTACGTGTGCGACGGCGCCAGGGCGGGACAG TTGATCCAGGCGGTGACGGCCGTGGATCCTGACGAGCCTCCCAGCGGACATCACTTCTCTTACGCTTTAGCGCCACATGCAGCCAACAACCCAAACTTCACCCTGCGAGACAATCAAG ATAACACGGCGTGGGTCTTGACGCGTCGCGGCGGCTGGTCCCAGCGGGAGCAGACGCTCTTCTACCTTCCCATCATGGTGACGGACGGGGAGGCTCCGGTACACACCAGCACCTCCACGctgagcgtgcgtgtgtgcgcctGCGACCGCGACGGAAACGTCATGACCTGCAACGCGGAAGCTCACAGCCTGCCCGCCAGCCTCAGCAGGGTCGCACTCATTGCCATCctggccgccatctttgtgCTCCTGG TGATGATCCTGCTGATGCTCTCGCTGCGGATGCACCGCAAGAAGCCGTACCTTAGCGACGAGGAGGATAACGTACACGAGAACATTGTCCGTTACGATGACGAGGGTGGCGGCGAGGAGGACACGGAGGCCTTCGACATCGCCGCCATGTGGAATCCGCGGGAAGTGCACCCCCACGCGGGCGAGACGCGGCAGGACATGCTTCCGGAGATCCAGAGTTTGTCTCGCTACGTACAGATGGCTAGCGGCGGCAGCGGAGTTCACGGCTACGTCCTGTCCAAGCTCCTGGAGGCCGACGTGGACCCGTGCGCGCCCCCTTACGACTCCCTGCAGACGTACGCCTACGAGGGCGAGGGCTCGGTGGCCGAGTCGCTCAGCTCGCTGCAGTCGGGCGCATCCGGCGGCGACCACGAGTACGACTACCTCAACGACTGGGGGCCGCGCTTCAAGAAACTGGCCGAGATGTACGGCGTGCTGGACGTTAACAATCCTCCCATGTGGTAG
- the LOC133396527 gene encoding cadherin-20-like isoform X2: MEPRSASWLYVTLCMMSLLAQGFNNHPTSSLPRVQRVKRGWVWNQFFVLEEYTGLDPLYIGKLHSDMDKGDGSIKYILTGEGAGTTFTIDDSTGDIHAIQRLDREFKSQYVLRAQARNRLTDRPLEPESEFIVKIQDINDNEPKFLDGPYRASVAEMSKIGTSVIQLTATDADDPTYGNSARVVYSILEGQPYFSVDAKTGVVRVSLTDMDRETRENYTVVIQAKDMGGQLGGLTGTTRVDISLGDVNDNPPIFDQRLYQMSVPESASVDSEVGRIWAKDRDVGVNADMTYSVIDGDGRDTFGIATDSSNRYAIITVKKPLDFEAKCSYTLKVEGANTHLEDGTTLSDVTTFSDVTIVHISVDDVDEPPVFDAPAYLLEVAEDADVGTLVRMIAARDPDGDNNTVRYSLDRSSDPDKFFYMDITSGALMTLRPLDREQLAWHNISVLAMEMNNPSQLSSVAVSIRVRDVNDNAPTLSDYLEAYVCDGARAGQSLSS; this comes from the exons ATGGAACCCCGGTCTGCATCGTGGCTGTACGTGACGCTCTGCATGATGAGCCTTCTGGCCCAAGGCTTCAATAATCATCCCACCAGCTCCCTGCCGAGGGTCCAGAGGGTCAAACGCGGCTGGGTATGGAACCAGTTTTTTGTCCTGGAGGAGTACACCGGGCTGGACCCTCTTTATATCGGAAAG CTCCACTCTGACATGGACAAAGGCGACGGCTCCATCAAGTACATTCTGACGGGCGAAGGCGCCGGCACCACCTTCACGATCGACGACAGCACAGGTGACATCCACGCCATCCAGAGGCTGGACCGCGAGTTCAAGTCCCAGTATGTGCTGCGAGCGCAGGCCAGAAATCGCCTCACCGACAGACCGCTCGAGCCCGAGTCCGAATTCATCGTCAAGATCCAAGACATTAACGACAACGAGCCCAAGTTCCTGGACGGACCCTACCGGGCGTCGGTGgcagaaatgtcaaaaatag GAACGTCAGTGATCCAGCTGACCGCCACCGATGCAGACGACCCGACGTACGGCAACAGTGCCCGTGTGGTCTACAGCATCCTGGAGGGTCAGCCTTACTTCTCGGTGGACGCCAAGACCG GCGTGGTGCGGGTCTCGCTGACCGACATGGATCGGGAGACCAGGGAGAACTACACGGTGGTCATTCAGGCCAAGGACATGGGCGGCCAGCTGGGCGGGCTCACCGGAACCACACGTGTGGACATCTCGCTCGGCGACGTCAACGACAACCCACCCATCTTTGATCAAA GGTTGTACCAGATGAGCGTGCCCGAGTCGGCCTCGGTGGACTCGGAGGTGGGTCGCATCTGGGCCAAAGACCGCGACGTGGGCGTCAACGCCGACATGACGTACAGCGTCATCGACGGCGACGGCAGGGACACCTTCGGGATCGCCACCGACAGCAGCAACAGATACGCCATCATCACCGTCAAGAAG CCGCTGGACTTTGAGGCCAAGTGCAGTTACACCCTGAAGGTAGAGGGCGCCAACACACACCTGGAAGACGGCACCACACTCAGTGACGTCACCACATTCAGTGACGTCACTATCGTGCACATCAGCGTAGACGACGTGGACGAGCCTCCCGTCTTCGATGCGCCCGCTTACCTCTTGGAAGTGGCCGAGGACGCCGACGTGGGCACGCTGGTCAGGATGATTGCCGCCAGGGACCCGGACGGCGACAACAACACtgtgag GTACTCCTTGGACCGTTCTAGTGACCCTGACAAATTCTTCTACATGGACATCACATCTGGCGCTCTGATGACGTTGCGTCCGCTGGACCGCGAGCAGCTGGCCTGGCACAACATCAGCGTGCTGGCCATGGAGATGA ATAATCCCTCTCAGCTGTCCAGCGTGGCCGTGTCCATCCGCGTGCGGGACGTGAACGACAACGCGCCCACGCTCAGCGACTACCTGGAGGCCTACGTGTGCGACGGCGCCAGGGCGGGACAG TCTTTGTCGTCGTAG
- the rnf152 gene encoding E3 ubiquitin-protein ligase rnf152 — protein sequence MSPRAGCDITTTTSRLSAERQSRTFSEHPTLSQDSLLECQICFNYFSPRRRPKLLDCRHTCCSVCLSQMRSSHKEIRCPWCRGVTKLPPGLSVAHLPDDPDVVAVVAIPHASERTPVFIRLPGSGCYMLPLPAEEDRAPGLLACRFLPGGGQKGVAVVSVPEERPLDAVLEGEDGEEERRVSGLAAGGAAKGSTWSGVCTVVLVACVLLFLLGIVLHNMSCISKRFTVISCG from the exons ATGTCGCCGCGAGCAGGCTGTGACATCACCACAACAACATCGAGGTTGTCGGCAGAACGACAATCGAGGACGTTCTCCGAACACCCG ACTCTTTCCCAAGATTCCCTGCTGGAATGCCAGATCTGCTTCAACTACTTCAGCCCGCGGCGGCGGCCCAAGCTGTTGGACTGCCGCCACACGTGCTGCTCCGTGTGCCTGTCGCAGATGCGCAGCAGCCACAAGGAGATCCGCTGCCCGTGGTGCCGCGGCGTCACCAAGCTGCCGCCGGGCCTCTCCGTCGCCCACCTGCCCGACGACCCCGACGTGGTCGCCGTGGTGGCCATCCCGCACGCCTCCGAACGCACGCCCGTCTTCATCCGGCTGCCCGGCAGCGGCTGCTACATGCTGCCGCTGCCCGCCGAGGAGGATCGAGCGCCTGGGCTGCTGGCGTGCCGCTTCCTCCCGGGCGGCGGGCAGAAGGGCGTGGCGGTGGTGAGCGTGCCCGAGGAGAGGCCTCTGGACGCGGTTCTAGAAGGGGAGGATGGTGAAGAGGAGCGGCGGGTGAGCGGGCTGGCAGCGGGCGGGGCGGCCAAGGGGTCCACGTGGTCGGGCGTGTGCACGGTGGTGCTGGTGGCGTGCGTGCTGCTGTTTCTGCTCGGAATCGTGCTGCACAACATGTCCTGCATCTCCAAGCGCTTCACCGTCATCTCCTGCGGATGA